GACAAGGGCTTGCGAAGAGAATGAATCGGCAGAGGTTGATGGTGGTCGTGTCGGCCCCTTCAGGGGCGGGGAAGACCTCCTTGTGTCGGGAGGCCGCACGGCGGTTGCCCCACCTGATTCACTCCGTCTCCTATACGACCCGTGCGCCCAGGCCGGACGAACAGGATGGACGCGACTATCACTTCGTGAACGAGCCTATCTTCCGAAAGATGATCGAGGCGGGCGAATTCGCAGAGTGGGCGTACGTACATGGCCACCTGTATGGGACCAGCCGCCCGCTGCTGGAGAAACAGTTTGCGGAAGGCCTTGATGTCATCCTTGATATCGACACGCAGGGGGCAGCCAGGCTCAGACAGGACTACCACACGGGGGTATTTGTTTTTGTCGTTCCCCCTACCTTCGATCTCCTGGAAACCAGGCTGCGGCAGCGGCGAACCGACTCGGAGGAAGAGATTCGCCGTCGCCTGGCCATGGCCAGAGAGGAACTGCATCACTACCGGCATTACCAGTATATTGTCGTAAATGATATCTTCGAAAAGGCCGTCAAGCAGCTTTGCTGCATTATCACTGCCGAACGATCCCGAAGAGATCGAGTGGATCTCTCCTTTCTGGATCTGGGAATCGACTGAGGTAGGGAGGATTTTGGATATGCCGCTCTTTCCCTTAGAACAACTCTTGACGCACGTGGACAGCAAATATCGCCTGGTGATCATCGCCGCCAAGCGCGCGAAGCAGTTGATGCGCGGTGGGGAGCACCTGATCGTTCCGAAGAGCATTAAGCCGACGTATATTGCTCTGGAGGAAATAGGCGCCGGAAAGCTGGCCTATGAAATGAAGCTGGTAGAGGGTGCAGGGGCAGTGGAACTGGTGGGCCCAGAGGCTGGGGCTACCTGGTTCCGAAGCCTCTCCGTTGGGGACACCCTTAGCGAGGAGGAACTTGTCGAGAAGGAAGAAGAGGAAAAGGAGGGGGGCGAGTTGGAGGAGACCCCGGTGGAGTTGCTCGCCGAATCGGGCGAGGAGATAGAGAAATTGGAGGTGACCGACCTCGATACCCTGGAAGAGCCTGGGGAAGTAGAGGACGAAGCCTAAAGGTGACGGGTATTGTGTTGGCGGGCGGCAAGTCCTCGCGGATGGGTTTCAACAAGGCCTTTATCGAATTCGGGGGCAAGCGACTGATCGAGACGACGGTGGACTGCCTGAGGACGCTCTTTTCGGAGGTTTTGATCATTGCTAATGACCCCCCGCGCTACGCCTACCTTGGTGTCAAGGTCATCCCCGATCTGATCCCCGACTCCGGCTCGCTCGGCGGGATCTATACGGGGCTGAGCGCTGCGAGTCACCCTAGGTGTTTCTTTGTTGCCTGCGATATGCCTTTTCTCAACGCCGATCTGATCAAGCTCCTGGTCAGCGAGGCCGAAGGTTGGGATGCGGTGGTGCCACGTGTGAAAGGTGAATTGCAGCCGCTGCATGCTGTATACGCCAAGTCGTGTCTCCCGCTCATTAAAGAGAATATCGACGCCTCAGTGCTGAAGATTGTCCGATTTTTTCCAAAGGCCAGGGTAAAGATTATCGAGGAGCCGGCCCTTAAGGTGGTGGACCCGTACCTCCTCGGGTTCGTGAACGTCAACACCCCACTGGAGCTCGAACAGGCGGAGGCGGTCAGACGACACCCACATAGTCATCAGCGATCAACTGAAAGCTGAAATGCGGCTGCTGTGATTCTGACCGCTCGTCTTGTACTGCCGATTTCCGGTCCTCCGCTTTTGGATGGCGGCCTCTTCATTCGCGACGGGGCCATTTGCGCGGTCGGCAACGCGGCTGCGCTCCTCAGAGATTTTGCAACAGAACCTCACGACGATCTCGGGAATACGGTCCTCCTTCCCGGTCTG
Above is a window of Candidatus Methylomirabilota bacterium DNA encoding:
- a CDS encoding molybdenum cofactor guanylyltransferase, with the protein product MTGIVLAGGKSSRMGFNKAFIEFGGKRLIETTVDCLRTLFSEVLIIANDPPRYAYLGVKVIPDLIPDSGSLGGIYTGLSAASHPRCFFVACDMPFLNADLIKLLVSEAEGWDAVVPRVKGELQPLHAVYAKSCLPLIKENIDASVLKIVRFFPKARVKIIEEPALKVVDPYLLGFVNVNTPLELEQAEAVRRHPHSHQRSTES
- the rpoZ gene encoding DNA-directed RNA polymerase subunit omega → MPLFPLEQLLTHVDSKYRLVIIAAKRAKQLMRGGEHLIVPKSIKPTYIALEEIGAGKLAYEMKLVEGAGAVELVGPEAGATWFRSLSVGDTLSEEELVEKEEEEKEGGELEETPVELLAESGEEIEKLEVTDLDTLEEPGEVEDEA
- the gmk gene encoding guanylate kinase, which gives rise to MNRQRLMVVVSAPSGAGKTSLCREAARRLPHLIHSVSYTTRAPRPDEQDGRDYHFVNEPIFRKMIEAGEFAEWAYVHGHLYGTSRPLLEKQFAEGLDVILDIDTQGAARLRQDYHTGVFVFVVPPTFDLLETRLRQRRTDSEEEIRRRLAMAREELHHYRHYQYIVVNDIFEKAVKQLCCIITAERSRRDRVDLSFLDLGID